A genome region from Panthera leo isolate Ple1 chromosome A2, P.leo_Ple1_pat1.1, whole genome shotgun sequence includes the following:
- the LOC122213414 gene encoding nucleophosmin-like, with product MEDSVDTDMSPLRLQNYLFAVEKDAESEDQKEEDVKLLSICGKPSVSGCGSNIPQKKVKFGASGDDDDDDDDDDDDDFDDKEAEEKPPVKKGQASFKKQEKTPKTPKGPSYMEDIKAKMQPSVKKGDSLPKVEVKFISYVKNCFWMTDQRAIQDLWQ from the exons ATGGAAGATTCAGTGGACACAGACATGAGCCCCCTAAGGCTCCAGAACTATCTTTTTG CTGTGGAGAAAGATGCAGAGTCAGAAGATCAAAAGGAAGAGGATGTAAAACTCCTTAGTATATGTGGAAAGCCTTCTGTCTCTGGATGTGGTAGTAACATTccacagaaaaaagtaaaatttggtgccagtggagatgatgatgatgatgatgatgatgatgatgatgatgattttgatGATAAAGAAGCTGAAGAAAAGCCTCCAGTAAA AAAAGGTCAAGCATCTttcaaaaaacaggaaaagactcCCAAAACACCAAAAGGACCTAGTTATATGGAAGACATCAAAGCAAAAATGCAACCAAGCGTGAAAAAAGGTGATTCTCTTCCTAAAGTAGAAGTCAAGTTCATCAGTTATGTGAAGAATTGCTTCTGGATGACTGACCAAAGGGCTATTCAAGATCTCTGGCAATGA